GAACGCGAGCTTAGCGGCAGAGCCGCTCGCAGGGCACCCCGTCGCCATCGCCGTCCAGTCGCCGCAGCCCGCACTGCTGCAGATAGAAGCGCGCCTCAGCACAGTCACGCATCTCGCTGCAATAGCGCTTGGCGCCACAGCTGAGGCCGGCGCTGCTCTGGGCGGGGGCCGAGCCCCCTCCCCGGTTGTTGGTCGGTGCCGCGGTGCGCGTGCTGCCCTGCCGGCGCCAGTCCCAAGGCGGCACCTGCTCCTGCAGCGGCAGGCTCCAGAGGCCGCGCCTGGCCTGTCGGGCCTCCGCCTCCAGCCGTGGCAGGGCGGGGTCGCGGTTGTACTGGCGATACACCCAGGCCGCGCCGCGGCGCACCAGCTCGGCATTGACGTCCACCGGCCCCGCCCAGACCCGGCCGACCTTGCGGCCATAGCGATCGGTGTCCTCCACCACCACGCGCACCTCTTTGCGGAAGGCGAGCGCCGAGAGCTCCTGCTGGGCGCGGGTGCCATAGGGCTGGCGGCTTTCGGGGGCGTCGATGCCGTAGAGGCGCACCTTCACCTGCTGTCGCTCCGGCGTCAGCAGGGTCAGGGTGTCGCCATCCGCGATGCCGACAACGCGGCCCAGCAACTCGGCGGCGAGCGCGGGCTGGGAGAGCAGCAGGCTGGCGACCAGCAGCAGACGGGAGAGGCAGGACATCGGCGCTGCATAGCGCCGGTGTGGCGGCTTGTATGGAACCTCGCGAAGCCGTGAAATTGTGGTTGATGCGGCGTTCGAGCCGGCGAAATATGGCACCAGGGCTGCCAGGGCTGCCAGGGCTGCCAGGGCTGCCAGGGAGGCGCGGGGTCATGTGGTC
This Roseomonas marmotae DNA region includes the following protein-coding sequences:
- a CDS encoding thermonuclease family protein, which gives rise to MSCLSRLLLVASLLLSQPALAAELLGRVVGIADGDTLTLLTPERQQVKVRLYGIDAPESRQPYGTRAQQELSALAFRKEVRVVVEDTDRYGRKVGRVWAGPVDVNAELVRRGAAWVYRQYNRDPALPRLEAEARQARRGLWSLPLQEQVPPWDWRRQGSTRTAAPTNNRGGGSAPAQSSAGLSCGAKRYCSEMRDCAEARFYLQQCGLRRLDGDGDGVPCERLCR